A region of Sphingomonas crusticola DNA encodes the following proteins:
- a CDS encoding Mrp/NBP35 family ATP-binding protein — protein sequence MAALNPLAAALDRVIDPISGKGLIAAGRASAPRQAGGTIDAVIDVSGLDAAARDAIEQHARAELLALAGVEAVRVLLTAERSVRARLIAVASGKGGVGKSTVAANLAIALLARGVKVGLVDADIYGPSQPRLLDADVKPEAYDGKLVPVQTRSGVPMLSLGQLVAPGQAVAWRGPMAGKALDQLVDAHWGAAEVLIVDMPPGTGDVQLSMIQKHKPAAAVIVSTPQDLALIDAERAIDLFTKANVPIIGLVENMAGYACPKCGEISDPFGQGGAEAEAARLGLPFIGRIPLSIAIRKASDAGLPDATPFEAIADAVVRWLNPSSAASF from the coding sequence ATGGCCGCACTCAATCCTCTCGCCGCCGCGCTCGACCGCGTGATCGATCCCATTTCCGGCAAAGGCCTGATCGCCGCAGGCCGCGCGTCGGCGCCGCGCCAGGCCGGCGGGACGATCGATGCGGTGATCGACGTGAGCGGGCTGGATGCGGCGGCACGCGACGCGATCGAGCAGCATGCCCGCGCCGAGCTGCTCGCCTTGGCTGGCGTCGAGGCGGTGCGCGTCCTGCTTACCGCCGAACGCTCGGTCCGGGCGCGCCTGATCGCGGTGGCGAGCGGCAAGGGCGGGGTCGGTAAATCGACTGTTGCCGCCAACCTGGCGATCGCCTTGCTCGCGCGTGGCGTGAAGGTCGGGCTGGTCGACGCCGATATTTACGGGCCGTCGCAACCGCGCCTGCTCGACGCGGACGTCAAGCCCGAAGCCTATGACGGCAAGCTCGTGCCGGTGCAGACCCGCTCCGGCGTCCCGATGCTCTCGCTCGGGCAATTGGTTGCGCCCGGCCAGGCGGTGGCGTGGCGCGGGCCGATGGCGGGCAAGGCACTCGATCAACTGGTCGACGCGCATTGGGGCGCGGCCGAAGTGCTGATCGTCGACATGCCGCCCGGCACCGGCGACGTGCAATTGTCGATGATCCAGAAGCATAAGCCGGCCGCCGCGGTGATCGTCTCGACGCCGCAGGATCTCGCGCTGATCGATGCCGAGCGCGCGATCGATCTGTTCACCAAGGCCAATGTCCCGATCATCGGGCTGGTCGAGAATATGGCGGGCTATGCCTGCCCCAAGTGCGGCGAGATTTCCGATCCGTTCGGGCAGGGCGGCGCGGAGGCGGAGGCGGCGCGGCTGGGGCTCCCCTTCATCGGCCGAATCCCCCTGTCGATCGCGATCCGCAAGGCGTCCGACGCGGGGCTGCCCGATGCAACGCCGTTCGAAGCCATTGCCGATGCCGTTGTGCGCTGGCTGAACCCTTCCTCCGCTGCATCGTTCTAG
- the ubiA gene encoding 4-hydroxybenzoate octaprenyltransferase, with protein sequence MTGPTDIVPDSEHRGLLGALPQRGRDLVQLARFDRPIGAWLLFWPGAWAIALSGRAFARWELILWFFLGAVAMRGAGCVYNDIVDRDLDARVARTRERPLASGRVSLRLAWGWLIGLCLIGLVVLFQLDRLAQIVALASLAPVAAYPFMKRITWWPQAWLGIVFSWAALVGWPAAAGRIEAPMLWLYAGSIAWVIGYDTIYALQDVEDDMLVGVKSSARALGTHARAGVAGFYLVAVLLWAAAIWSVRPEPLALVALLPAAGHLLWQVAGLQRGNGADALMRFRSNRFAGLLIFLACLVVGTAS encoded by the coding sequence ATGACCGGACCGACCGATATCGTTCCCGACAGCGAGCATCGCGGATTGCTCGGGGCGCTGCCGCAGCGTGGCCGCGACCTCGTCCAGCTTGCGCGCTTCGATCGCCCGATCGGCGCGTGGCTGCTCTTCTGGCCGGGCGCATGGGCGATCGCGCTGTCCGGCCGGGCCTTTGCCCGTTGGGAGCTGATCTTGTGGTTCTTCCTCGGCGCGGTGGCGATGCGCGGCGCCGGCTGCGTCTATAACGATATCGTCGATCGCGATCTCGACGCGCGCGTCGCGCGGACGCGCGAGCGCCCGCTCGCCAGTGGACGCGTTTCGTTGCGGCTGGCCTGGGGTTGGCTGATCGGCTTGTGCCTGATCGGCCTGGTCGTGCTGTTCCAGCTGGACCGCCTCGCGCAGATCGTCGCGCTGGCGAGCCTCGCGCCGGTCGCCGCCTATCCCTTCATGAAGCGTATCACCTGGTGGCCGCAGGCGTGGCTCGGCATCGTCTTTTCCTGGGCGGCTCTGGTCGGGTGGCCGGCGGCGGCGGGGCGGATCGAGGCGCCGATGCTGTGGCTCTATGCGGGATCGATCGCCTGGGTCATCGGCTACGACACGATCTACGCGCTGCAGGATGTCGAGGATGACATGCTCGTCGGCGTCAAATCCTCCGCGCGCGCGCTCGGTACGCACGCACGAGCAGGCGTGGCGGGCTTCTATCTGGTGGCGGTGCTGCTGTGGGCGGCAGCGATCTGGAGCGTGCGTCCCGAGCCGCTGGCGCTGGTCGCCCTGCTGCCCGCCGCGGGCCATCTGCTGTGGCAGGTGGCAGGTCTGCAACGCGGGAACGGAGCGGACGCGCTGATGCGCTTCCGCTCCAACCGCTTCGCCGGCCTGCTCATCTTCCTCGCCTGCCTGGTGGTCGGCACCGCGTCCTAG
- a CDS encoding EF-hand domain-containing protein has product MNRLLVAALPMLIVTPVLAQESGGNPRPSWNASQTKAEAEQRASMIFGQLDRNQDGAITQDEIDTFTKAMGDNPRVVGRVTKMFSSADTNHDGKVSADEAKAQADAAFDLVDTNHDGVLTPEERQAARNAAGASATPQAQ; this is encoded by the coding sequence ATGAACCGCTTGCTCGTCGCCGCTTTGCCGATGCTGATCGTTACCCCCGTCCTTGCCCAGGAAAGCGGGGGCAATCCACGTCCCAGCTGGAATGCGTCGCAGACCAAGGCCGAAGCCGAGCAGCGCGCCAGCATGATCTTCGGCCAGCTCGATCGCAATCAGGACGGGGCGATCACGCAGGACGAGATCGACACTTTCACCAAAGCGATGGGCGACAATCCGCGCGTCGTCGGCCGCGTGACCAAGATGTTCAGCAGCGCCGACACCAATCACGATGGCAAGGTCTCGGCCGACGAGGCCAAGGCGCAGGCCGACGCGGCGTTCGATCTGGTCGACACCAACCATGATGGCGTCCTCACGCCGGAAGAGCGCCAGGCGGCACGGAATGCCGCGGGCGCCAGCGCGACACCGCAAGCGCAATAA
- a CDS encoding CoA-binding protein, with product MPLTVDADIAQLLTETRTIALVGASDRPDRPSYRVMRVLQDWGYRVLPVNPQITGEHVHGEYVWRELSQIGEPIDMVDIFRRPLAAGEAVDEAIAAGAKSVWLQIGVINEEAAARAEAAGLKVVMNRCPAIDLPRLGVPKIARA from the coding sequence ATGCCGCTGACCGTCGACGCCGACATCGCCCAGCTCCTGACGGAGACCCGCACGATCGCACTGGTCGGCGCATCCGACCGGCCCGACCGTCCAAGCTATCGCGTGATGCGCGTGTTGCAGGATTGGGGCTATCGCGTGCTGCCCGTGAACCCGCAGATCACCGGCGAGCATGTCCATGGCGAATATGTCTGGCGCGAGTTGAGCCAGATCGGGGAGCCGATCGACATGGTCGATATCTTCCGCCGGCCGCTGGCCGCGGGTGAGGCCGTGGACGAAGCGATCGCGGCCGGCGCCAAATCGGTATGGCTGCAGATCGGGGTGATCAACGAGGAAGCCGCCGCCCGCGCCGAAGCCGCCGGGTTGAAGGTGGTGATGAACCGCTGCCCGGCGATCGATCTGCCGCGTCTAGGCGTGCCGAAGATCGCGCGCGCCTGA
- a CDS encoding helix-turn-helix domain-containing protein: protein MGIISRIEASPLHSTIGQAPAALADLTPTQMKVLHGVHSGLLNKQIAFDLGIAEATVKAHMTALMRKLNVRNRTQVAIAAQAAFWSQQAHEAAA from the coding sequence ATGGGTATCATTTCGCGAATCGAGGCATCGCCACTCCATTCGACGATCGGGCAGGCGCCGGCCGCGCTTGCCGACCTCACACCGACGCAGATGAAGGTTCTGCACGGCGTTCACTCGGGGTTGCTCAACAAGCAGATCGCCTTCGATCTCGGCATCGCGGAGGCGACCGTGAAGGCGCACATGACTGCGTTGATGCGCAAGCTGAACGTGCGTAACCGGACGCAGGTGGCGATCGCGGCGCAGGCCGCCTTCTGGTCGCAACAGGCGCACGAGGCCGCCGCTTAA
- a CDS encoding 3'(2'),5'-bisphosphate nucleotidase CysQ produces MPDGLIDAVAAAAAEAGRLAFDRWETDFRRWEKAAGSPVCEIDLAVDELLKLRLNAIDPTAGWLSEETADTDARLGNRRLWVVDPIDGTRDYLRGRPGWCVSVALVEDGVPVIGVLDAPARGEHWLASAGAGATRNGVALRTSMRLELPGSRVPADTLPRIDEDLIAVPRANSIALRIAMVAADEADLCASLRWGNEWDIAAAALIAQEAGAVVTNALGMPIQYNSEHAEAFGVLASAPAIHTAAVARLAERASAASTKPR; encoded by the coding sequence GTGCCTGACGGGCTGATCGATGCGGTCGCCGCCGCCGCCGCCGAAGCTGGCAGGCTCGCCTTCGATCGCTGGGAGACAGACTTCCGTCGCTGGGAAAAGGCCGCCGGCAGCCCCGTCTGCGAGATCGATCTGGCCGTCGACGAATTGCTCAAGCTGCGACTGAACGCGATCGACCCCACCGCCGGCTGGCTGTCGGAAGAAACCGCCGACACCGATGCGCGCCTCGGTAACAGGCGCCTGTGGGTGGTCGATCCGATCGACGGCACGCGCGATTATCTGCGCGGACGCCCGGGGTGGTGCGTCTCGGTCGCGTTGGTCGAGGATGGCGTGCCGGTGATCGGCGTGCTCGATGCGCCGGCGCGGGGCGAACATTGGCTTGCCTCGGCCGGGGCGGGGGCGACCCGCAATGGGGTGGCATTGCGCACCTCGATGCGGCTTGAACTGCCCGGCTCGCGCGTGCCGGCCGATACCTTGCCGCGCATCGACGAGGATCTGATCGCGGTGCCCCGTGCCAATTCGATTGCACTGCGCATCGCCATGGTCGCCGCCGACGAGGCCGATCTGTGCGCGAGCCTGCGCTGGGGCAATGAATGGGACATCGCCGCCGCCGCGCTGATCGCGCAGGAAGCGGGGGCGGTCGTCACCAACGCGCTCGGCATGCCGATCCAATATAATAGCGAACATGCCGAGGCGTTCGGCGTACTGGCGAGCGCGCCCGCCATCCACACCGCCGCGGTGGCGCGGCTTGCCGAACGCGCGAGCGCCGCGAGCACCAAGCCCCGTTAA
- a CDS encoding TldD/PmbA family protein: MFSIPDAETRVADLVAAARRAGADAADAVYFRNASTEVQVRLGALEDVGRSDGEEIGLRLFVGKRSASVSASDLSHEGLGALIERAVAMAREAPEDEYAGLAPEDRLLTGEAVPIDGDDGADPAPAALKERALAAEDAARAVAGVTNSEGAGASAGRTLMALATSTGFARGFVTSGYGCSASVIAGEGAGMQRDYAYHSTRHVSDLEDAGAIGRRAGERAVKRLNPGKLASGPMPVVFDPRVGASLIGHLAGAITGAAIARKTSFLLDKRGERVFAPGITIRDDPHRLRGLRSRAFDGEGLPTLPIDVVADGVLQTWLLDSASARQLGEQPTGHATRGGSGAPGAGTSNMFLEAGTVTPSDLIADIKLGVFVTELIGQGVNGITGDYSRGASGFAIRDGQLAEPVAEITIAGNLANMFLALTPADDLVFRRAIDVPTLRIDGMTIAGA; encoded by the coding sequence ATGTTCTCTATCCCTGATGCCGAAACTCGCGTCGCCGATCTCGTCGCCGCCGCCAGGCGCGCCGGCGCCGATGCCGCCGATGCCGTCTATTTCCGTAATGCCTCGACCGAGGTGCAAGTGCGCCTGGGCGCGCTCGAGGATGTCGGTCGTTCCGATGGCGAAGAAATTGGTCTGCGCCTGTTCGTCGGCAAAAGATCGGCGAGCGTCTCCGCGTCCGATCTCTCCCACGAAGGGCTGGGGGCGCTGATCGAGCGCGCCGTGGCGATGGCGCGCGAGGCACCCGAAGACGAATATGCCGGGCTGGCGCCTGAAGACCGCCTGCTGACGGGCGAGGCGGTGCCGATCGACGGCGACGATGGCGCCGATCCCGCGCCGGCCGCGCTCAAGGAGCGCGCACTTGCCGCCGAAGACGCCGCGCGCGCGGTCGCAGGCGTCACCAACAGCGAAGGCGCGGGGGCGAGCGCGGGCCGTACGCTGATGGCGCTCGCGACCTCGACCGGCTTCGCGCGAGGCTTCGTGACGTCCGGCTATGGCTGTTCGGCCAGCGTGATCGCGGGCGAGGGCGCCGGCATGCAGCGCGACTATGCCTATCATTCCACCCGCCATGTCAGCGACCTGGAGGATGCGGGCGCCATCGGCCGCCGCGCGGGCGAACGTGCGGTCAAGCGGCTGAACCCGGGCAAGCTCGCGTCCGGCCCCATGCCGGTCGTGTTCGATCCGCGTGTCGGCGCCAGCCTGATCGGCCATCTCGCCGGCGCGATCACCGGCGCCGCCATCGCGCGCAAGACCAGCTTCCTGCTCGACAAGCGGGGCGAGCGCGTGTTCGCGCCCGGCATCACCATCCGCGACGATCCGCACCGCCTGCGGGGGCTGCGCAGCCGCGCCTTCGATGGCGAAGGCTTGCCGACCCTGCCGATCGACGTCGTCGCCGACGGCGTGCTCCAGACCTGGCTGCTCGACAGTGCATCGGCGCGTCAGCTGGGCGAGCAACCGACCGGGCACGCCACGCGCGGCGGCAGCGGCGCGCCCGGCGCCGGTACCAGCAACATGTTCCTCGAGGCGGGCACCGTCACGCCGTCGGACCTCATCGCCGACATCAAGCTCGGCGTGTTCGTGACCGAGCTGATCGGCCAGGGCGTCAATGGCATCACCGGCGATTACAGCCGCGGCGCCTCCGGCTTTGCGATCCGCGACGGTCAATTGGCCGAGCCGGTCGCGGAGATCACCATCGCCGGCAATCTTGCCAACATGTTCCTCGCGCTGACGCCGGCCGACGATCTGGTCTTCCGCCGTGCGATCGACGTACCGACCTTGCGGATCGACGGGATGACGATCGCCGGTGCCTGA
- a CDS encoding alpha/beta hydrolase encodes MRMPLAIGLLLLLCAQPAAAADPAVMPIWSHGAPGAEARVHEPEVVENSYVRSVHNPNLTVFPADPAHANGAAIIVIPGGGHRMLVFVNEGIMPARTLNRFGVTVFVLKYRLAREAGSTYSIEGDAAADARRAVRWVRAHAADYGVDPQRIGLMGFSAGGELVSLVADNPEPPRGWTPDAIDRQSARPDFQILIYPGPLAIPGKAVAGAPPAFIAAGTLDQCCAPPALSLYSQLREAKVSAELHLFASTDHGFNVAMHNERISIQHWPDRLFDWLSDEGWLLPRRR; translated from the coding sequence ATGCGCATGCCTTTGGCGATCGGCCTGCTGTTGCTGCTGTGTGCGCAGCCGGCCGCCGCAGCGGATCCGGCAGTCATGCCGATCTGGAGCCATGGTGCTCCCGGTGCCGAGGCGCGGGTTCATGAACCGGAAGTCGTCGAGAATAGCTATGTCAGGAGCGTCCATAACCCGAACCTGACCGTCTTCCCCGCCGACCCGGCCCACGCCAACGGCGCCGCAATAATCGTGATACCCGGCGGCGGGCATCGCATGCTGGTGTTCGTCAACGAGGGCATCATGCCCGCACGCACGCTGAACCGCTTCGGTGTGACGGTGTTCGTCCTCAAATATCGCCTCGCGCGCGAGGCCGGCTCGACCTACTCGATCGAAGGCGATGCCGCCGCCGACGCTCGCCGCGCGGTCCGCTGGGTCAGGGCCCATGCGGCGGATTATGGCGTGGACCCGCAGCGTATCGGGCTCATGGGCTTTTCGGCCGGCGGAGAGTTGGTGTCGCTGGTCGCGGACAATCCTGAGCCGCCCCGCGGCTGGACGCCCGACGCGATCGACCGGCAAAGCGCGCGGCCCGATTTCCAGATCCTCATCTATCCCGGGCCGTTAGCAATCCCCGGCAAGGCGGTGGCAGGAGCGCCGCCCGCCTTCATCGCTGCCGGCACGCTCGACCAATGCTGCGCGCCGCCGGCGCTGTCGCTGTACAGCCAGTTGCGTGAGGCCAAGGTGTCGGCCGAGCTGCACCTGTTCGCGAGCACCGATCATGGCTTCAACGTCGCGATGCATAATGAGCGGATATCGATCCAGCATTGGCCCGATCGGCTGTTCGATTGGCTGAGCGACGAAGGCTGGCTGCTGCCGCGCAGGCGCTGA
- a CDS encoding FMN-dependent NADH-azoreductase, translated as MKLLHLDSSITGEDSVSRQLTAGIVDHLRAADPSLEVSYRDLVADPIAHLTMGLLPAASPDSRAVLDQFLASDVVVIGAPMYNFTLPSQLKAWLDRILIRGETFAYGPEGPVGLAAGKRAIIALSRGGVYSGGAPYAQYEHAETYLKAVFGFIGITPEIVVAEGLAVGPEQRAEAVDSANATIDRLAA; from the coding sequence ATGAAACTGCTCCATCTCGATTCAAGCATCACGGGCGAGGATTCGGTCAGCCGCCAGCTTACGGCGGGCATCGTCGATCACCTGCGCGCCGCCGACCCCTCGCTTGAGGTGAGCTACCGCGATCTGGTGGCGGATCCGATCGCGCACCTGACGATGGGGCTGCTGCCGGCGGCTTCGCCCGATAGCCGCGCCGTGCTCGACCAGTTCCTCGCCAGCGACGTGGTCGTGATCGGCGCGCCCATGTATAATTTCACGCTGCCGAGCCAGCTCAAGGCCTGGCTCGACCGTATCCTGATCCGGGGCGAGACCTTCGCCTACGGGCCCGAAGGCCCGGTTGGCCTGGCGGCGGGCAAGCGCGCCATCATCGCGCTGTCGCGCGGCGGTGTGTATAGCGGGGGCGCGCCCTATGCGCAGTATGAGCATGCCGAAACCTATTTGAAGGCGGTGTTCGGCTTCATCGGCATCACGCCCGAAATCGTCGTCGCCGAGGGGCTCGCGGTCGGCCCCGAACAGCGCGCCGAAGCGGTGGACAGCGCCAATGCCACGATCGATCGGCTGGCGGCTTAG
- a CDS encoding glycosyl hydrolase family 28-related protein, whose protein sequence is MATAALPCLSVAASAASPSAFVTAPAEPSAIMVRAASDGRSDASAAIQAAIDAAASSKSGEGIVFLPSGRYRVSRTLYMWPGVRLFGVGKTRPVFVLADDTPGFDKGIATMVIFTGFRPGQTLPGGRPFRVPVPPLGSVPFNDKIADANSGTFYSAMSNVDFEIGSGNAGATAVRFHTAQHAYLSHIDFHIGSGLAGIYQVGNEAEDLRFFGGRYGILAEKTSPAWQFTLIDSTFDGQRDAAIREHEAGLTLVNVAIRNSPVGIDIDKGYGDWLWGKDVRFENIANAAVIISNEDNIYTQIGFDNALARNVPTFARYRDSGKTATAPGAIYRVKAFTYGLTLPGLGQQGTYVTDMQAAKLTTMPQAGKRAIRLLPPVNGWFNVRDAGAKGDNASDDTVAIQRAIDTHRIVYFPVGRYVATDSLKLKPDTVLIGLHPSLTQIVLPDGSPNYAGIGGPKALVESARGGDAIVSGLGLNTGGINPRATALLWRAGEDSLVQDVKAQGGHGTNLADGTRFDPYNANHSADADPAKRWDAQYPSFWVTDGGGGTFTDVWSPSTYAQSGFAVTNTKTPGRVYELSAEHHLRSEIVLDNVENWEFLAPQTEEEAGESQDTVSLDVRNSRNILFANYHGYRVTRSLKPAANAVRLINSGEIRFRNVHINAESGFSFCDTLGCGTYLRASKYPYENAIRDVTRKIDVRDREFARLDIPAGPAAPPAYAGPAVAQLESGFYSIAGAAVDAAGKLYFVDRRFQTIYGWEEGKGLSIERDNALDPVNLAIDKSGNVVVLSSEGAAATVYTFRPGSPGAAITRIEPTPVAQHADARIALPGNIWNNGEFRDQIDPASYRFTTLAEMFARDMGVAKSHEYVTPDGSLVLPAFRVYQQGPANFIGWRFSDTLDTYGFVTAGPGERVFLSNGSEGKTYSGVVGLGGAVTDLKPFANRGGESVAVGPDGRVYVANGQIFVYAPDGKEVGRIDVPERPLQLLFGGTDKRTLFILAHHALYSVKI, encoded by the coding sequence ATGGCAACGGCTGCTCTGCCCTGCCTGTCGGTTGCCGCCTCGGCGGCGTCCCCTTCCGCTTTCGTGACCGCCCCGGCCGAGCCGAGCGCGATCATGGTACGGGCCGCGAGCGACGGCCGCAGCGATGCGAGCGCCGCCATCCAGGCCGCGATCGACGCCGCCGCCTCCAGTAAAAGCGGGGAGGGCATCGTCTTCCTCCCCTCCGGCCGCTACCGCGTCAGCCGAACGCTCTACATGTGGCCCGGCGTGCGGCTGTTCGGCGTCGGCAAGACCCGGCCGGTATTCGTGCTGGCCGACGACACGCCCGGCTTCGACAAGGGGATCGCCACGATGGTGATCTTCACCGGCTTTCGGCCCGGCCAGACCTTGCCCGGCGGGCGGCCGTTCCGCGTGCCCGTGCCGCCGCTGGGAAGCGTGCCGTTCAACGACAAGATCGCCGATGCCAATTCGGGCACCTTCTACTCGGCGATGAGCAATGTCGATTTCGAGATCGGCAGCGGCAATGCCGGCGCGACCGCGGTCCGCTTCCATACCGCGCAGCATGCCTATCTCAGCCACATCGATTTCCACATCGGCTCCGGCCTGGCGGGCATCTATCAAGTCGGCAACGAGGCGGAGGATCTGCGTTTCTTCGGCGGCCGCTACGGCATCCTCGCCGAGAAGACCTCGCCCGCCTGGCAATTCACCCTCATCGATTCGACGTTCGACGGCCAGCGCGATGCGGCGATCCGCGAACATGAAGCGGGACTGACGCTGGTCAATGTCGCCATCCGCAACAGCCCAGTCGGGATCGACATCGACAAGGGCTATGGTGACTGGCTGTGGGGCAAGGACGTACGGTTCGAGAATATCGCCAACGCCGCCGTCATCATCAGCAACGAAGACAATATCTATACCCAGATCGGCTTCGACAATGCGCTGGCCAGGAACGTCCCGACCTTCGCCCGCTACCGCGATAGCGGCAAGACGGCGACCGCCCCCGGCGCGATCTACCGGGTCAAGGCATTCACCTACGGCCTGACCCTGCCCGGGCTCGGTCAGCAGGGGACGTACGTCACCGATATGCAGGCGGCCAAGCTCACGACAATGCCGCAGGCGGGCAAGCGCGCAATACGTCTGCTGCCGCCGGTCAACGGCTGGTTCAACGTGCGCGACGCCGGCGCCAAGGGGGACAATGCCAGCGACGACACGGTCGCCATCCAGCGCGCGATCGACACGCACCGCATCGTCTATTTCCCGGTCGGCCGGTACGTCGCCACCGATTCCCTCAAGCTCAAGCCCGACACCGTCCTGATCGGGCTTCACCCCAGCCTCACCCAGATCGTGCTGCCCGATGGCAGTCCGAATTATGCCGGCATCGGCGGCCCCAAGGCGCTGGTGGAAAGCGCGCGCGGCGGCGACGCGATCGTGTCCGGCCTCGGGCTCAACACCGGCGGCATCAATCCGCGCGCGACCGCCTTGCTGTGGCGTGCGGGCGAGGATTCGCTGGTGCAGGATGTGAAGGCGCAGGGCGGGCACGGCACCAATCTCGCCGACGGTACACGCTTCGATCCCTACAACGCCAATCACTCGGCCGATGCCGATCCGGCCAAGCGCTGGGACGCGCAATATCCCAGCTTCTGGGTCACCGATGGCGGCGGCGGCACCTTCACCGATGTGTGGAGCCCGAGCACCTACGCGCAATCCGGTTTCGCGGTCACCAACACCAAGACGCCCGGCCGCGTCTACGAATTGTCGGCGGAGCATCATCTCCGCTCGGAGATCGTGCTCGACAATGTCGAGAATTGGGAATTCCTGGCGCCGCAGACCGAGGAAGAGGCCGGCGAAAGCCAGGACACGGTCTCGCTCGACGTGCGCAATTCGCGCAACATCCTGTTCGCCAATTATCACGGCTATCGCGTCACCCGCTCGCTCAAGCCTGCGGCGAATGCGGTGCGACTGATCAATTCGGGCGAGATCCGCTTCCGCAACGTGCATATCAACGCCGAGAGCGGCTTCTCTTTCTGCGACACGCTGGGCTGCGGCACCTATCTGCGCGCAAGCAAATATCCCTACGAGAATGCGATCCGCGACGTGACGCGCAAGATCGACGTGCGCGACCGCGAATTCGCCCGGCTCGACATTCCCGCCGGGCCGGCGGCGCCTCCGGCTTATGCGGGGCCCGCAGTCGCACAGCTGGAGAGCGGCTTCTATTCGATCGCGGGTGCGGCGGTCGATGCGGCCGGCAAGCTCTATTTCGTCGATCGCCGCTTCCAGACCATTTACGGCTGGGAAGAGGGCAAGGGCCTGTCGATCGAACGCGACAATGCGCTCGACCCGGTCAACCTGGCGATCGACAAATCGGGCAACGTCGTCGTGCTGTCATCGGAAGGCGCGGCGGCGACCGTCTACACCTTCAGGCCCGGTTCGCCCGGCGCCGCGATCACGCGCATCGAGCCGACGCCAGTCGCGCAGCATGCCGACGCGCGCATCGCGCTGCCCGGCAACATCTGGAACAATGGCGAGTTCAGGGATCAGATCGATCCCGCCAGCTATCGCTTCACCACGCTGGCCGAAATGTTCGCGCGCGACATGGGCGTCGCCAAAAGCCACGAATATGTCACGCCCGATGGCAGCCTCGTCCTGCCCGCCTTCCGCGTCTACCAGCAGGGGCCGGCCAATTTCATCGGATGGCGCTTTTCCGATACGCTCGACACTTACGGGTTCGTCACTGCCGGGCCCGGCGAGCGCGTGTTCCTGAGCAACGGCTCCGAGGGCAAGACCTATAGCGGCGTGGTTGGCCTCGGCGGTGCCGTCACCGATCTCAAGCCCTTCGCCAATCGCGGCGGCGAGAGCGTCGCGGTTGGGCCAGACGGACGCGTCTATGTCGCGAACGGACAGATTTTCGTCTATGCGCCTGACGGTAAGGAGGTCGGCCGCATCGACGTTCCGGAACGTCCGCTCCAGCTGCTGTTCGGCGGCACGGACAAGCGCACGCTCTTCATCCTCGCGCACCATGCGCTTTATTCCGTGAAGATCTGA
- a CDS encoding winged helix-turn-helix transcriptional regulator yields MSPAHTDVTFANAPLEAMAPHNVRCRSITPILQRIGDKWSILIVMMLARGPQRFNELKRLVEGISQRMLTLNLRGLEREGLISRTIYPTIPPKVEYALTDLGESLRAHVIALGQWAEQNFDAIEAARHEFDARDGADDALPFTSLRA; encoded by the coding sequence TTGTCACCCGCGCACACGGATGTAACCTTCGCCAATGCTCCGCTGGAGGCGATGGCACCGCACAATGTGCGCTGCCGCAGCATCACCCCGATCCTGCAGCGGATCGGCGATAAATGGAGCATCCTGATCGTGATGATGCTGGCGCGCGGGCCGCAGCGGTTCAACGAGCTGAAGCGGCTGGTCGAAGGCATCTCGCAGCGCATGCTCACGCTCAACCTGCGCGGGCTCGAACGCGAGGGTCTGATCAGCCGCACGATCTACCCGACCATCCCGCCCAAGGTCGAATATGCGCTGACCGATCTCGGCGAGTCGCTGCGTGCGCACGTCATCGCGCTCGGCCAATGGGCGGAGCAGAATTTCGATGCGATCGAGGCGGCACGGCACGAATTCGATGCACGCGATGGCGCGGATGATGCGCTTCCGTTTACCTCGCTTCGTGCCTAA